Proteins encoded by one window of Arachis ipaensis cultivar K30076 chromosome B04, Araip1.1, whole genome shotgun sequence:
- the LOC107635967 gene encoding putative lipid-binding protein AIR1 translates to MGSKKAMVAPTAILFSLNLLFSATMASLFPLQPPPPEAPPPNTPPPNAPPPNTPPSCPLNTLQLGACAGVLNMFIGPRPIPAQCCTLLDGLVDLDAALCFCDVIRVDYLPIIHVDVPVALSLLLDACDRNAPENFQCPPLIN, encoded by the coding sequence ATGGGTTCCAAGAAGGCTATGGTGGCACCCACCGCCATTCTCTTCTCCCTTAACCTTCTCTTTTCCGCCACAATGGCAAGTCTTTTCCCCTTGCAACCCCCTCCTCCCGAAGCGCCGCCTCCTAACACACCGCCACCCAACGCGCCACCACCTAACACACCACCGTCTTGTCCCTTAAATACCTTACAGTTAGGTGCTTGCGCGGGTGTCTTAAACATGTTTATTGGGCCGCGGCCCATACCGGCCCAATGCTGCACCCTCTTGGATGGTCTTGTTGACCTTGACGCAGCTCTTTGCTTTTGCGATGTAATTAGGGTTGACTACTTGCCAATAATCCACGTAGACGTTCCTGTTGCATTGTCCCTCTTGCTCGACGCCTGTGACAGAAACGCTCCCGAAAACTTCCAGTGCCCACCACttattaattag
- the LOC107635968 gene encoding glycine-rich cell wall structural protein-like, with the protein SGLGPSPGRITTVKRPCNTFAQRSTCAAFKGQEGGGGLATTGGGGGRDAGGGGGGGALGGGALGGGVLGGGALGGGVLGGGALGGGALGGGALGGGALEGGALGGGALGGGVFGDSVLGGFVFGGGVFGGFAFGGSVLGSGALGGGALGGGALEGGALGGGALGGGVFGDSVLGGFVFGGGVFGGFAFGGSVLGSGALGGGALGGGALEGGALGGGALGGGVFGDSVLGGFVFGGGVFGGFAFGGSVLGSGALGGGALGGGALEGGALGGGALGGGVFGDSVLGGFVFGGGVFGGFAFGGSVLGSGALGGGALGGGALEGGALGGGALGGGVFGDSVLGGFVFGGGVFGGFAFGGSVLGSGALGGGALGGGALEGGALGGGALGGGVFGDSVLGGFVFGGGVFGGFAFGGSVLGSGALGGGALGGSVGLGGGALGGGVLGGGALRGDALGGGVLGGGAAMVAEKRRLREKRMAVGATIGFLEAIFRSRKSVD; encoded by the coding sequence TCCGGACTGGGTCCCAGCCCAGGAAGAATAACCACGGTTAAGAGACCATGTAATACATTCGCGCAAAGATCTACCTGTGCGGCATTTAAGGGACAAGAGGGTGGTGGAGGGCTTGCAACAACAGGCGGTGGTGGTGGCCGTGACGCGGGAGGAGGTGGAGGAGGTGGTGCTTTGGGAGGCGGTGCGTTGGGCGGCGGTGTGTTGGGTGGTGGTGCATTGGGCGGTGGTGTGTTAGGTGGTGGAGCGTTGGGTGGGGGTGCGTTGGGAGGCGGTGCGTTGGGAGGGGGTGCGTTGGAGGGCGGTGCCTTGGGCGGCGGTGCGTTGGGTGGTGGTGTGTTTGGCGATAGTGTGTTGGGTGGTTTTGTGTTTGGCGGCGGTGTGTTTGGTGGTTTTGCGTTTGGCGGCAGTGTGTTGGGTAGCGGTGCGTTGGGAGGCGGTGCGTTGGGAGGGGGTGCGTTGGAGGGCGGTGCCTTGGGCGGCGGTGCGTTGGGTGGTGGTGTGTTTGGCGATAGTGTGTTGGGTGGTTTTGTGTTTGGCGGCGGTGTGTTTGGTGGTTTTGCGTTTGGCGGCAGTGTGTTGGGTAGCGGTGCGTTGGGAGGCGGTGCGTTGGGAGGGGGTGCGTTGGAGGGCGGTGCCTTGGGCGGCGGTGCGTTGGGTGGTGGTGTGTTTGGCGATAGTGTGTTGGGTGGTTTTGTGTTTGGCGGCGGTGTGTTTGGTGGTTTTGCGTTTGGCGGCAGTGTGTTGGGTAGCGGTGCGTTGGGAGGCGGTGCGTTGGGAGGGGGTGCGTTGGAGGGCGGTGCCTTGGGCGGCGGTGCGTTGGGTGGTGGTGTGTTTGGCGATAGTGTGTTGGGTGGTTTTGTGTTTGGCGGCGGTGTGTTTGGTGGTTTTGCGTTTGGCGGCAGTGTGTTGGGTAGCGGTGCGTTGGGAGGCGGTGCGTTGGGAGGGGGTGCGTTGGAGGGCGGTGCCTTGGGCGGCGGTGCGTTGGGTGGTGGTGTGTTTGGCGATAGTGTGTTGGGTGGTTTTGTGTTTGGCGGCGGTGTGTTTGGTGGTTTTGCGTTTGGCGGCAGTGTGTTGGGTAGCGGTGCGTTGGGAGGCGGTGCGTTGGGAGGGGGTGCGTTGGAGGGCGGTGCCTTGGGCGGCGGTGCGTTGGGTGGTGGTGTGTTTGGCGATAGTGTGTTGGGTGGTTTTGTGTTTGGCGGCGGTGTGTTTGGTGGTTTTGCGTTTGGCGGCAGTGTGTTGGGTAGCGGTGCGTTGGGAGGCGGTGCATTAGGCGGTAGTGTTGGTCTCGGGGGTGGGGCATTGGGCGGCGGTGTGTTAGGTGGTGGTGCATTGAGAGGTGATGCGTTGGGAGGCGGTGTGTTGGGAGGCGGCGCTGCTATGGTGGCGGAAAAGAGAAGGTTAAGGGAGAAGAGAATGGCGGTGGGTGCCACCATTGGCTTCTTGGAAGCCATATTTCGTTCTAGAAAAAGTGTTGATTGA